A single region of the Cyanobacteria bacterium FACHB-DQ100 genome encodes:
- the uvrC gene encoding excinuclease ABC subunit UvrC, whose amino-acid sequence MTAPQTLSLIDDPERLEARLKEIPQEPGVYYMRDRTDQILYIGKSKRLRSRLRSYFNGHDTRPRITLMMRQVVEIEVIVTDTEAEALALEANLIRQHQPHFNVLLKDDKKYPYLCITWSEPYPRIFITRKRRMAKERDRYYGPYVDSRTLRTTLHLVKRIFPLRQRPQPLFKDRPCLNYDIGRCPGVCQTMISSEDYRKTVQKVAMIFQGRTRELEESLAAQMEKAAEDLNFEHAARLRDQIAGLKSLSADQKVALPDDTISRDAIALAADEHHACVQLFQIRAGRLVGRLGFIADAQSGEYGAILQRVLEEHYQTVDPVEIPAEILVQHELPDGEMLAEFLSQAKGRKVSIVAPQRQTKAELIEMVERNAGIELARTQKFADRNAEAMQDLAEILDLPELPRRIEGYDISHIQGSDAVASQVVFVDGLPAKQHYRHYKIKNPDVRSGRSDDFASMAEVISRRFRKYAAAKAKGEPLVAGKSSDFPDVVMIDGGKGQLSAVVNVLREMNLLEDIKVVSLAKQREEIFLPGESFPLETDAEQAGVQLLRRLRDEAHRFAVTFHRQQRTTRMRRSSLDEIPGLGHHRQKLLLAEFRSIDYIREASPEQLATVPGIGMQIAKQIYRYFHPGDEDAIDNIPEPTNSEAVS is encoded by the coding sequence GTGACTGCTCCTCAAACTTTGTCGCTGATCGATGATCCAGAGCGCTTAGAAGCTCGGCTTAAGGAAATTCCCCAAGAGCCAGGGGTGTACTATATGCGCGATCGCACGGATCAAATTCTCTATATTGGCAAGTCGAAGCGCTTACGATCGCGCTTACGATCGTATTTCAACGGACATGATACTCGACCCCGAATTACGCTGATGATGCGTCAGGTGGTCGAAATTGAAGTGATCGTGACCGATACCGAAGCAGAGGCACTGGCGCTCGAAGCGAATCTGATTCGGCAGCATCAGCCGCACTTTAATGTGTTGCTGAAAGACGATAAGAAGTATCCCTATCTCTGTATTACTTGGTCGGAGCCGTATCCTCGGATTTTCATTACCCGTAAGCGGCGTATGGCAAAGGAGCGCGATCGTTATTACGGCCCGTATGTCGATAGCCGCACCCTTCGCACAACGCTACATTTAGTCAAGCGCATCTTTCCCTTGCGTCAGCGTCCACAGCCGTTATTTAAGGATCGTCCTTGTTTGAATTACGATATTGGGCGCTGTCCGGGGGTCTGTCAGACGATGATTTCGTCGGAGGACTATCGCAAGACGGTGCAAAAGGTGGCGATGATTTTCCAGGGACGGACGCGGGAATTAGAGGAATCGTTAGCCGCGCAGATGGAGAAAGCGGCTGAAGACCTCAACTTTGAACACGCTGCCCGACTGCGGGATCAGATTGCTGGACTGAAGAGCTTGAGCGCAGATCAAAAGGTAGCATTGCCGGACGATACGATTTCACGCGATGCGATCGCCCTTGCTGCCGATGAACATCATGCCTGTGTGCAGTTGTTTCAAATTCGTGCAGGTCGGCTGGTCGGACGCTTGGGATTTATCGCGGATGCTCAGTCAGGTGAGTATGGTGCAATTCTTCAGCGCGTTCTCGAAGAGCATTATCAGACGGTTGATCCGGTTGAAATTCCGGCAGAGATTCTAGTACAGCATGAGTTACCCGATGGTGAAATGCTGGCGGAATTTCTCAGTCAGGCGAAAGGGCGGAAGGTGTCGATCGTCGCTCCCCAGCGTCAGACCAAAGCCGAATTGATCGAGATGGTCGAGCGCAATGCGGGAATTGAGTTAGCGCGGACGCAGAAGTTTGCCGATCGCAATGCGGAAGCGATGCAAGACCTCGCTGAGATTCTCGATTTGCCAGAGTTGCCACGTCGGATTGAAGGCTACGACATTTCGCACATTCAGGGTTCGGATGCGGTCGCTTCTCAGGTCGTGTTCGTTGATGGATTGCCAGCGAAGCAGCATTATCGGCACTACAAGATTAAGAATCCAGACGTGCGATCGGGACGATCGGATGACTTTGCCAGTATGGCAGAAGTCATCTCCCGCCGATTCCGCAAGTATGCCGCCGCGAAAGCGAAAGGAGAACCGCTAGTTGCTGGAAAGTCTTCGGATTTTCCTGATGTGGTGATGATCGACGGGGGTAAAGGTCAGCTTTCTGCTGTGGTGAATGTGCTGCGGGAGATGAACTTACTCGAAGATATCAAGGTTGTGAGTTTGGCAAAACAGCGCGAAGAGATTTTCCTGCCTGGTGAATCTTTCCCGCTGGAAACCGATGCCGAACAGGCTGGAGTTCAATTGCTCCGCCGTTTACGCGATGAAGCACACCGATTTGCGGTCACGTTCCATCGTCAGCAGCGTACCACGCGGATGCGTCGATCGAGCTTAGATGAGATTCCCGGCTTAGGACATCACCGCCAAAAGCTACTCCTCGCAGAATTTCGGTCGATCGATTACATTCGTGAAGCGAGTCCAGAGCAGTTAGCGACAGTCCCCGGCATTGGAATGCAGATTGCGAAACAGATTTATCGCTATTTTCATCCGGGCGATGAGGATGCGATCGACAATATTCCAGAACCGACAAACTCTGAAGCTGTTTCTTAG
- a CDS encoding Uma2 family endonuclease yields MSKTLPERVCWTTADLELLSNDEWKRYEIIDGELFVTRAPHLRHQSVIRNICGELQSWSDETQLGEAFPVPGIIFSEADSVIPDVVWVSVDRLTQIIDEAGHFTAAPELIVEVLSPGTTNERRDREAKLKLYSTQGVEEYWIVSRELQQVEVYRRENAALKRVATYKAQDEITSPLLPGFRAPVQKFFRQIGRAR; encoded by the coding sequence ATGAGTAAAACTCTGCCTGAGCGCGTCTGCTGGACAACTGCGGATCTTGAGCTGCTTTCCAACGATGAATGGAAACGCTATGAAATCATTGATGGAGAATTATTTGTGACGAGAGCGCCGCATCTTAGACATCAATCTGTCATTCGTAATATTTGCGGTGAATTACAAAGCTGGTCGGATGAGACTCAACTCGGCGAGGCTTTTCCAGTTCCTGGCATCATTTTTAGTGAAGCAGATAGCGTCATTCCGGATGTTGTTTGGGTAAGCGTTGATCGTCTGACTCAAATCATTGACGAAGCTGGACATTTTACTGCTGCCCCCGAACTCATTGTCGAAGTTTTGTCTCCGGGCACAACGAACGAAAGACGCGATCGTGAAGCCAAACTTAAACTTTATTCCACCCAAGGCGTTGAGGAATACTGGATTGTCAGCCGCGAACTCCAGCAGGTCGAAGTTTATCGTCGCGAGAATGCTGCGCTTAAGCGAGTTGCAACGTACAAAGCCCAAGACGAAATCACCTCGCCGCTACTCCCTGGATTTCGCGCTCCTGTACAAAAGTTCTTTCGACAAATCGGCAGAGCGAGATAG
- a CDS encoding response regulator, producing the protein MTSDQETGSEPPIRILLIEDNEANRGLLEDYLIYQGYSVLALGVGIGFDRALETFQPQVVLLDLRLPDIDGCEILEQMQRHSEWCRVPVIVVSARAFMTDQQNALSLGARRYLVKPIRLAELLQAIQAELIE; encoded by the coding sequence ATGACAAGTGATCAAGAGACAGGATCGGAGCCTCCGATCCGAATACTACTGATTGAAGACAATGAGGCAAACCGAGGTCTGCTTGAAGATTATCTAATCTATCAAGGCTACAGCGTATTGGCTTTGGGTGTGGGCATAGGGTTCGATCGAGCCTTAGAAACGTTTCAGCCTCAAGTCGTACTACTCGATCTCAGGTTGCCCGATATTGACGGCTGCGAGATTCTAGAGCAGATGCAGCGCCATTCAGAGTGGTGCAGGGTTCCCGTGATTGTGGTGTCGGCTCGCGCCTTTATGACTGACCAACAAAATGCGCTCAGCCTCGGCGCACGGCGTTATTTGGTGAAGCCGATTCGCTTGGCTGAGTTGCTTCAGGCAATTCAAGCCGAACTAATCGAGTAA
- a CDS encoding tetratricopeptide repeat protein: MTEALLIGMGQYDDPSFPSLTAPSQDTEALQELLRRPDIGASRAYDVMQLQHPTLKQLRETIETFCTLRDPDETTLIYVSGHAIVNDQGALFFPCRNTQQSHLEETAYPLSELKAELEACRSQKQVVILDCCFSGTFTQGMIAAQDFDAIAQDFSSNRRALLTSPTSIDYSTEHKLKARSTYTQLLLDALETGMADGSANRPLDGTVDVTELHAYITAHLQDTSPALAPNLYSTADGYRIVVVYAPYLDFRKQVRSLAEQGEISLVGHNILEEQRIRQGIPQSIAIAIREDALLPHRQQMEKQRQYDRILEQVSQSPLSDNMRAELLQLRQVLGLSENPFVTAPLPATVMEQEAQNTAPETLPPVEIVPVEPQVETETQLETSGNRLTQFLRNRRLLRSSDSELEPANDRISQYLQERNIPLPLVLGLGSLFVLGLFGAILWSLFQPFPGSRPQIADAEGWFNEGIRKAQAGDRNAAIQAYTQGLNLSPTPANRAANLYYNRGIEYANNGNIEQAISDYTEAIRLDPALADAYFNRANLVAKRGDRSGAIKDYGSAVRLYQQQNNPEGQRAAQEGIRALRGVNP; encoded by the coding sequence ATGACAGAAGCATTACTGATTGGAATGGGGCAGTATGATGACCCCAGCTTTCCCTCACTCACAGCGCCTTCACAAGATACAGAAGCACTCCAAGAATTGCTGCGTCGACCAGACATTGGTGCAAGTCGGGCGTATGATGTGATGCAGCTTCAGCATCCGACGCTCAAACAACTGAGAGAAACGATCGAAACCTTTTGCACTCTACGTGATCCGGATGAAACTACTCTGATTTATGTTTCGGGTCACGCGATCGTGAATGATCAAGGTGCATTGTTTTTTCCCTGCCGCAACACTCAGCAATCCCACTTAGAGGAAACTGCTTATCCATTGAGTGAACTCAAAGCTGAACTCGAAGCTTGTCGATCGCAAAAACAAGTCGTGATTCTCGATTGTTGTTTTAGCGGCACCTTTACTCAAGGCATGATTGCCGCTCAGGACTTTGATGCGATCGCTCAAGACTTCAGCAGCAATCGTCGCGCCTTGCTCACTTCCCCTACCTCGATCGACTATTCAACCGAGCACAAACTTAAGGCGCGATCGACCTACACTCAGCTTTTACTCGATGCTTTGGAAACTGGAATGGCAGATGGAAGCGCCAATCGTCCGTTGGATGGTACGGTCGATGTGACTGAACTTCACGCTTATATCACTGCTCATCTGCAAGATACATCGCCTGCACTGGCTCCAAACCTTTACAGCACAGCAGACGGCTACCGAATTGTGGTCGTCTATGCGCCGTATCTGGACTTCCGCAAACAGGTCAGGAGCTTGGCGGAACAGGGCGAAATTTCGCTAGTCGGACACAACATTCTGGAAGAACAACGCATCAGACAGGGAATTCCTCAAAGCATCGCCATTGCCATTCGAGAAGATGCACTCTTGCCGCATCGTCAGCAGATGGAGAAACAGCGACAGTACGATCGCATCCTCGAACAAGTTAGTCAGTCGCCGCTTAGCGATAATATGCGAGCAGAGCTATTGCAGCTTCGGCAAGTATTGGGACTGTCGGAAAACCCCTTTGTGACTGCACCCCTACCCGCAACTGTGATGGAGCAGGAGGCACAAAATACCGCACCAGAGACACTGCCTCCGGTTGAAATCGTTCCAGTTGAGCCGCAAGTCGAGACGGAGACTCAGCTTGAAACTTCAGGCAATCGATTGACTCAGTTTCTGAGAAATCGGCGGTTGTTGCGATCGTCGGATTCAGAGCTTGAGCCTGCGAACGATCGGATTTCGCAATATCTGCAAGAGCGCAACATTCCCCTGCCGTTGGTGCTTGGACTCGGAAGTTTATTCGTTTTGGGGCTGTTTGGTGCCATTCTTTGGTCATTGTTCCAACCGTTTCCCGGATCGCGCCCTCAGATTGCCGATGCAGAAGGTTGGTTTAATGAAGGCATCCGTAAAGCGCAGGCGGGCGATCGCAATGCGGCAATCCAGGCTTACACTCAGGGGCTAAATCTCAGCCCGACTCCAGCGAATCGAGCGGCAAATCTCTACTACAATCGCGGCATCGAATACGCTAACAATGGCAACATCGAGCAAGCAATTTCTGATTACACTGAAGCGATTCGACTTGATCCAGCCTTAGCGGATGCGTATTTCAATCGGGCGAATCTTGTGGCTAAACGCGGCGATCGTTCAGGTGCAATCAAAGACTATGGCTCAGCCGTTCGACTGTATCAACAACAAAACAATCCAGAAGGACAGCGAGCCGCTCAGGAGGGAATTCGGGCACTGCGAGGGGTGAATCCGTAA
- the trxA gene encoding thioredoxin, whose product MATKQQFNSFEELLSGSEMPILVDFYATWCGPCQMMSGFLDLTADSLRDKLKIVKIDVDKYPEIASQYGISALPTMVLFKEAKPVDTIEGVIRPQQLIDRVQPFL is encoded by the coding sequence ATGGCAACGAAACAGCAATTCAACAGCTTTGAAGAGCTACTTTCTGGCTCGGAAATGCCAATCTTGGTAGACTTTTACGCGACTTGGTGCGGGCCTTGCCAAATGATGTCTGGATTTCTTGATCTCACTGCTGATAGCCTCAGAGACAAGCTCAAAATTGTCAAAATTGACGTAGACAAATATCCCGAAATTGCCAGTCAATACGGAATTTCAGCGCTACCTACAATGGTTCTGTTCAAAGAGGCTAAGCCCGTCGATACGATCGAAGGCGTAATCCGACCGCAGCAACTAATTGATCGCGTTCAGCCGTTCCTCTAA
- a CDS encoding translocation/assembly module TamB domain-containing protein → MTQSPDPNNRPETPTRRRLWLMLLGRVGLPIAALGALGIAGGIWYGSKFVQQDLAPLIERNLSELLDRPVELGKVESASLTGLRFGKSAIPATPNDRDRASVEGVEVGFNLLQLLLTRRLNLDITLLQPDVYLDQEKDGVWVKTQIKAQEQEGLIKTELQRIRFKDANIELDAFPKPNQKRIPVTLRQGAGEANFFDNNRQIAYTLDAESTKEGKLDLQGETIVNNGLNSNLNIRGQGFLVAEIDRLVKLPINLKQGRTNGNVNVQIRPDQRAVVRGTANFKDVTVEIPRLPQTFAKSSGNLQIDDTLITLEKVSSQLGKIPLTANGTIDTEKGFNLTANVRAVKVEDFFSTFKVNLPVAATGEATANVRVTGATQSPIISGSVRNTKTARVDRINLSQVSSDFRLDTKTLNLALSNVRAVPEVGGTVVASGNLNLDAPQSIAVNYQAWNIPGDTIAALYNNRTLPVTVGRVNARGQVIGRLDRVQTIAQFQAPEATYPGTGEVVVTGRNVALRNAVFQVAGGTVTAQGQTIGDRFRGTVQASNVQASQFSSQVQGIINGSAQVAGSLSSPQLENIQASGQARLTNGNSFVNANFNAIAGRWQADTQIAGIALNQFSQQLRGDLSGNVRLTGALNALRPETVRANGQVRLSQGISLVTTPLVAQINWDGQKLNIPQATSSGFRANGTILANLSGTPQITGLNLAIQANGYALSNLPIPRPPVTQLSGVVDLVGRITGTPDRPSVVSTVSVRGLSLNGITFDPVLNGTLNLLPQGFDLKVAGVQDRIALDLAPSFRPRSLNVERGEASLIGQTRGNIFQVAVRQFPIDGFILPGVDVSRYGGIGGTLAGNLDIDLDRLRVIDGTATVQNFRLGSFRTDVASTSFVNRNNVFEFGDTVLTRGQSKYTVSGNVDLRSQPKFNGKIAIAQGRIEDVLGGLQFFDLQDFTRGAKPPTYNRADALNPVAVGNPQALLFDQLRRFAEINALLRLNNQAIANNRIPQTADIRGNFGGEITLSASAAQGVQANFDLRAQDVEYRPYQSQIRLRDGKLQPVNDRVLTAQQVIALGSLNNGVVSLEPLRIQSGESQINLTGQFGGETQFGQLEVQNLPIAEIDRFYPLPLGIDGKLNTTVTISGTRTNPSAVGQIRVIDGFLNDKAINSATGNFTYTNSRLNFGSNIALSTNEPITIEGSFPYQLLPDSVRPESNQISLNLDVKNEGLSVLNVLVPQLAWRDGQGAVKLNVAGTLLRPEVTGSIVLAGATIESTALQEPLTDITGTILFNRDRISVESLQGQFNRGQVIAKGTLPILVAADADPNNPLQITLDRLAINRKGLYQGGVTGNITVLGTAFAPEIGGEVELADGQIQLPDTEATGGATPPAASGSTNSQAPQLSASLNDLKLVLGNRVQIVRAPLINFVASGTLTVNGRLDALRPEGTIRLRSGQVNLFTTQFVLERGYPQTATFVRDRGLDPVLDVRLIASVPEVTGSRIATPGTAEVSDSPVSAASIANLGSLRTVRIQAKATGPASQLLQNLELTSSPSRSRSEIVSLIGGGFVNTLGRGDSALGIANLAGSALLTNIQGFIGNALGLSDFRLFPTLLDRGQQRGSTLGLAAEVGVDITRNLSASVLRVLTADQPTQFGVRYRFSDRLLFRGSTDFSGDTQGVFEYEFRF, encoded by the coding sequence ATGACCCAATCTCCTGACCCCAACAATCGCCCTGAAACTCCGACTCGTCGCCGCTTATGGCTGATGCTGCTCGGTCGCGTCGGACTCCCGATCGCGGCGCTTGGTGCGTTGGGCATTGCAGGGGGGATTTGGTACGGATCAAAATTTGTACAGCAAGATCTTGCCCCCTTAATTGAGCGAAATCTCAGCGAACTGCTCGATCGACCCGTGGAACTCGGCAAGGTTGAAAGTGCCTCGCTGACCGGATTGCGGTTTGGTAAAAGTGCAATCCCCGCAACCCCGAACGATCGCGATCGAGCTTCAGTGGAAGGTGTTGAAGTCGGATTTAATTTGCTGCAATTGCTGTTAACGCGCCGATTAAATTTGGATATAACGTTGCTGCAACCGGATGTTTATCTGGATCAGGAAAAAGACGGCGTTTGGGTCAAAACGCAGATTAAAGCGCAGGAACAAGAAGGATTGATCAAAACTGAACTCCAGAGAATTCGATTCAAAGATGCCAATATCGAACTCGATGCGTTTCCGAAACCGAACCAAAAGCGCATTCCAGTCACGTTACGACAGGGCGCGGGGGAAGCAAACTTTTTTGATAACAATCGGCAGATTGCTTACACGCTTGATGCTGAATCCACTAAAGAAGGCAAGCTCGATCTTCAAGGCGAAACCATTGTTAATAATGGTTTGAATTCTAATCTGAATATTCGAGGACAAGGATTTTTAGTTGCGGAAATCGATCGTTTAGTCAAACTGCCGATCAACTTAAAACAAGGTCGCACGAATGGAAACGTCAACGTTCAAATCAGACCGGATCAACGTGCAGTTGTCAGAGGAACTGCAAACTTTAAGGATGTTACGGTAGAAATTCCGCGATTACCTCAGACATTCGCAAAGTCATCGGGAAATTTACAGATCGATGATACTTTAATTACGCTTGAGAAAGTTTCTTCGCAACTCGGAAAGATTCCCCTCACCGCTAACGGAACGATCGACACTGAAAAAGGCTTTAACCTCACGGCAAATGTCCGAGCGGTCAAAGTCGAAGATTTCTTCAGTACCTTCAAAGTTAATCTCCCGGTTGCAGCTACCGGAGAAGCGACCGCAAATGTTAGGGTTACAGGTGCAACCCAAAGCCCGATTATTTCCGGCAGCGTTCGCAATACCAAAACGGCACGAGTCGATCGCATCAATTTGTCCCAAGTCAGCAGTGATTTTCGCCTCGATACAAAGACACTTAACTTAGCCTTATCGAATGTTCGCGCCGTGCCCGAAGTGGGTGGAACAGTTGTCGCCAGTGGCAACCTCAACCTCGATGCGCCTCAGTCGATCGCAGTGAACTATCAAGCCTGGAACATTCCAGGAGATACGATCGCAGCTCTCTACAACAATCGAACACTACCCGTCACCGTGGGGCGCGTCAATGCACGAGGACAAGTAATCGGACGGCTCGATCGCGTCCAAACGATCGCCCAATTCCAAGCGCCAGAAGCAACTTATCCAGGAACAGGTGAAGTTGTAGTGACAGGTCGAAACGTTGCGCTGAGAAACGCAGTGTTTCAAGTCGCAGGCGGAACCGTTACCGCTCAGGGACAAACGATCGGCGATCGATTCCGTGGCACAGTTCAAGCTTCCAATGTTCAAGCTAGTCAATTCTCGTCACAAGTACAAGGAATCATTAACGGCAGTGCTCAGGTAGCTGGATCATTAAGTTCACCGCAACTGGAAAATATACAGGCAAGCGGACAAGCCAGACTGACGAACGGAAATAGTTTTGTGAACGCAAACTTCAATGCGATCGCAGGACGTTGGCAAGCCGATACACAAATCGCTGGAATTGCACTGAATCAATTCTCTCAACAACTACGCGGAGACTTGAGCGGTAATGTGAGATTGACAGGAGCGTTAAATGCTCTACGTCCAGAGACGGTTCGAGCCAATGGACAAGTGAGACTGTCTCAAGGAATCTCGTTGGTCACTACGCCCTTAGTCGCGCAGATTAACTGGGATGGTCAGAAACTCAACATTCCGCAGGCAACCTCTTCGGGCTTCCGAGCAAATGGCACGATTTTGGCAAACCTGAGCGGAACGCCACAAATCACTGGACTTAATTTAGCCATTCAAGCCAACGGATACGCGCTCTCGAATCTGCCGATTCCTCGTCCCCCTGTGACTCAGCTTTCCGGTGTCGTGGATCTCGTCGGACGCATTACCGGAACGCCCGATCGTCCAAGCGTCGTCAGTACCGTTTCAGTGCGGGGACTCTCGCTGAATGGCATCACCTTCGATCCAGTGCTAAATGGAACCCTAAATCTGCTACCACAAGGCTTTGATCTGAAAGTGGCAGGCGTTCAGGATCGAATTGCGCTCGATCTCGCGCCCAGCTTCAGACCCCGATCGCTCAACGTCGAACGCGGAGAAGCTAGCCTGATTGGACAAACCAGGGGTAATATCTTCCAGGTTGCGGTGCGCCAATTCCCGATCGATGGGTTTATTTTGCCCGGCGTCGATGTCTCTCGTTACGGTGGCATCGGTGGCACGCTGGCTGGCAACCTTGACATTGATCTCGATCGACTGCGAGTGATTGATGGGACTGCAACGGTGCAAAACTTCCGGCTTGGATCATTCCGCACAGATGTCGCTTCGACTAGCTTTGTGAATCGCAATAATGTCTTTGAATTTGGCGACACAGTGCTGACTAGGGGACAAAGCAAATACACTGTCTCAGGCAATGTCGATTTGCGATCGCAGCCCAAATTCAACGGCAAAATCGCGATCGCTCAAGGCAGAATCGAAGATGTCTTAGGCGGATTACAGTTCTTTGATCTGCAAGACTTTACCCGTGGAGCAAAACCACCGACCTACAACCGCGCCGATGCGCTGAACCCAGTCGCAGTCGGTAATCCCCAAGCTTTATTGTTTGATCAACTCCGTCGCTTTGCCGAAATCAATGCGTTACTGCGACTGAATAATCAAGCGATCGCCAACAATCGCATTCCTCAAACTGCTGATATTCGCGGTAACTTTGGCGGTGAAATTACGCTTAGTGCTTCCGCTGCTCAAGGCGTTCAAGCAAACTTCGATTTACGCGCACAAGATGTGGAATACCGTCCTTATCAATCTCAAATTCGATTGCGCGACGGCAAACTCCAACCGGTGAACGATCGTGTCCTCACCGCTCAGCAGGTGATCGCCCTTGGTAGCCTCAACAATGGTGTGGTTTCCCTCGAACCCCTCAGAATTCAATCCGGTGAATCCCAGATTAACCTGACTGGGCAGTTTGGCGGCGAAACTCAATTCGGACAGCTAGAAGTGCAGAACTTACCGATCGCCGAAATCGATCGCTTTTACCCCCTCCCCCTCGGTATCGATGGCAAACTCAACACCACAGTCACGATTAGCGGTACACGCACGAATCCATCTGCCGTAGGACAAATCCGAGTCATTGATGGCTTTTTGAATGACAAAGCAATCAACTCCGCCACAGGCAACTTCACTTACACCAACTCGCGTCTCAATTTCGGCAGCAACATCGCCCTGTCAACCAACGAACCGATTACGATCGAAGGCAGCTTCCCCTACCAACTCCTGCCTGATAGTGTTCGCCCGGAGAGCAATCAAATTAGCTTGAATCTTGACGTGAAGAACGAAGGACTATCTGTGTTAAACGTGCTAGTGCCTCAACTCGCGTGGCGCGACGGACAAGGTGCCGTCAAGCTCAACGTCGCAGGAACCCTACTGCGCCCAGAAGTCACAGGCTCGATCGTTCTTGCAGGTGCGACGATCGAATCCACGGCCTTACAAGAACCCCTAACCGACATCACAGGCACGATCTTGTTTAACCGGGATCGCATCTCGGTTGAGAGCCTCCAAGGACAGTTCAATCGCGGACAGGTAATCGCCAAAGGAACGCTACCGATTCTGGTCGCGGCGGACGCTGATCCAAACAATCCCCTACAAATTACGCTCGATCGTCTAGCAATCAACCGCAAAGGCTTGTATCAAGGAGGCGTGACAGGCAACATTACAGTATTGGGAACTGCATTTGCACCCGAAATTGGCGGAGAGGTCGAACTCGCAGACGGACAAATTCAATTGCCCGATACAGAAGCCACAGGTGGAGCAACGCCTCCTGCTGCATCAGGTAGCACCAATTCCCAGGCTCCTCAACTCAGCGCCAGCTTAAACGATCTGAAACTCGTCTTAGGCAATCGGGTGCAGATTGTCCGCGCACCGCTGATTAACTTTGTCGCTTCTGGTACTCTGACTGTGAACGGCAGGCTTGATGCGCTTCGCCCCGAAGGAACGATTCGCCTTAGAAGCGGGCAGGTGAATCTATTCACAACCCAGTTTGTGCTGGAAAGGGGCTATCCGCAGACTGCAACCTTCGTGCGCGATCGAGGACTTGATCCGGTGCTAGATGTCCGCTTGATTGCTTCTGTTCCAGAAGTTACTGGAAGTCGGATTGCGACTCCCGGAACCGCAGAAGTGTCAGATAGCCCGGTTTCTGCTGCCTCGATCGCGAATCTAGGCTCACTCCGAACCGTGCGAATTCAGGCAAAAGCAACAGGCCCTGCAAGTCAACTGCTTCAAAACTTAGAACTCACTAGCAGTCCGAGCCGCAGCCGGAGTGAAATCGTTTCCCTAATCGGCGGCGGATTTGTCAACACGCTGGGACGGGGCGATAGTGCTTTAGGCATTGCTAACCTAGCGGGGTCGGCATTGCTCACCAACATTCAAGGATTTATTGGTAACGCGCTTGGTCTGAGTGATTTTCGTCTGTTTCCAACCCTGCTCGATCGGGGTCAGCAGCGCGGCTCAACGCTAGGATTAGCCGCAGAAGTTGGGGTCGATATCACTCGCAACCTATCTGCATCAGTGTTGCGAGTGTTAACGGCGGATCAACCGACTCAATTTGGAGTGCGCTACCGATTTAGTGATCGCTTATTGTTCCGGGGCTCAACGGATTTCTCCGGCGACACACAAGGCGTATTTGAATACGAATTCCGGTTTTAG